A genomic region of Desulfosarcina ovata subsp. ovata contains the following coding sequences:
- a CDS encoding NUDIX hydrolase produces the protein MKIIDSTVVNKSKFVNVVAVRYEDQRGNLKNWYMVSRGEQPKCISGNVGHPDAVIIVPYHRQENKLVVIKEFRIPVGGYQYGFPAGLLDPGEDLAAAAGRELYEETGLDLVRVYRHSPAIFSSAGITDEAISVAFAEVGGTPDTCRNEDSEDIEVFMMDRDAVRNLLQRSGIVFGARAWLVMDAFVSMGKGYLTGEGGL, from the coding sequence ATGAAAATTATCGATTCGACGGTTGTCAACAAAAGCAAATTTGTAAACGTGGTTGCGGTGAGGTATGAGGACCAGCGGGGCAACCTGAAGAACTGGTACATGGTCAGCCGGGGCGAGCAGCCCAAATGCATTAGCGGCAACGTCGGACACCCGGATGCGGTGATTATCGTGCCGTACCATCGGCAGGAAAACAAACTGGTGGTGATCAAGGAGTTCCGTATTCCCGTGGGGGGCTATCAGTACGGCTTTCCCGCCGGGCTGCTTGACCCGGGTGAAGATCTGGCGGCTGCCGCAGGCCGGGAACTGTATGAGGAAACCGGGCTGGACCTGGTGCGCGTCTACCGCCACAGCCCGGCCATTTTTTCTTCGGCGGGCATTACGGACGAAGCCATTTCCGTCGCCTTTGCCGAGGTTGGGGGAACGCCCGATACATGCCGCAACGAGGATTCGGAGGATATCGAAGTCTTTATGATGGATCGAGATGCGGTACGGAATCTGCTGCAGCGTAGCGGTATTGTTTTCGGCGCACGGGCCTGGCTGGTCATGGACGCTTTTGTCAGCATGGGAAAAGGATATTTAACCGGGGAAGGAGGCCTTTAA
- a CDS encoding radical SAM protein, protein MTKSVADRYDFETGIYRPPSEGGSNSLLVRLTRNCPWNRCTFCGMYKTEKFQVRSVAEIKKDIDAMAALRDDMAALSGRSGQPGEVSHQGAVALIGKYPELNYHQGFAMLYHWLLSGAKTVFLQDANSLIMKTDQLVDVLTYLRRTFPSIVRITSYARSKTLMQKPIGELQAIRQAGLDRVHVGLESGDDTVLEKIRKGATAEVHIKGGRKALDAGFQLSEYWMPGLGGKALWQTHATNTARVLSEIDPHYIRSRPFRPWDGTPMAREMAEQSFEMLTAEEQLRELRLTMETLSVTGRVCFDHAGNYWRDRKGRLLFSHSYEGYKFPEEKKAVLDRIEEGLKRPSEFR, encoded by the coding sequence ATGACAAAATCCGTTGCTGATAGATACGACTTCGAGACCGGTATTTACCGACCGCCCAGCGAGGGCGGCAGCAACTCCCTGCTGGTCCGCCTGACCCGTAACTGTCCATGGAACCGCTGTACGTTCTGCGGCATGTACAAAACCGAGAAATTTCAGGTGCGGTCGGTTGCTGAAATAAAAAAGGATATCGATGCCATGGCGGCCCTGCGCGACGATATGGCGGCCCTTTCCGGGCGGTCGGGGCAACCCGGGGAGGTATCCCACCAGGGCGCCGTGGCCCTCATCGGGAAATACCCGGAGTTGAATTACCACCAGGGGTTTGCCATGCTTTACCACTGGCTGCTCTCCGGCGCAAAGACCGTTTTTTTGCAGGACGCCAATAGCCTGATCATGAAAACCGACCAGCTGGTGGACGTGTTGACCTATCTGCGCCGGACCTTTCCCTCCATTGTAAGGATCACCTCCTACGCACGTTCCAAGACCCTGATGCAGAAGCCCATCGGGGAACTCCAGGCCATCCGTCAGGCCGGTCTGGACCGAGTACATGTGGGCCTGGAGAGCGGCGACGACACGGTGTTGGAAAAAATTCGTAAGGGCGCCACGGCCGAAGTCCATATCAAGGGTGGGCGCAAGGCCCTGGACGCCGGGTTCCAGCTCTCCGAATACTGGATGCCCGGCCTCGGCGGCAAGGCCCTGTGGCAGACCCATGCCACCAACACGGCCCGCGTGCTCAGCGAGATCGATCCGCATTATATCCGCTCGCGTCCGTTTCGCCCCTGGGACGGCACCCCCATGGCCCGGGAGATGGCCGAACAATCCTTCGAGATGTTGACTGCCGAGGAGCAACTCCGGGAACTGCGGCTCACCATGGAAACGCTGTCGGTTACCGGTCGGGTCTGCTTTGATCATGCCGGCAACTACTGGCGGGACCGAAAGGGGCGGCTTCTGTTTTCGCACAGCTATGAAGGCTACAAATTCCCCGAAGAGAAAAAAGCGGTTTTGGATCGGATCGAGGAGGGGCTGAAAAGGCCCTCTGAGTTCCGATGA
- a CDS encoding GAF domain-containing sensor histidine kinase yields the protein MTATPPKTGLSTICTDGLDESRAEDRYRDILEFLPDPVFVGNPDSTVTYLNPAFEKTFGWSLSDLEGRRIPFVPDSELAATRAGVKKLFTENVLHDYETRRLTRDGRILDVLVDGAVFFDSRGGLVGQVVTLRDITARKRAEETNQMLVRIASALYRFPQLESMIEYITGQVQELVRVAGAMVILVDERTQEFYIPVASYADNRIGSRMKGIRFPVDKGVAGHVYRTGEPMIVHDTTKSAHFYDQVDRDAVYRHRNMLDVPMHLQDRVIGVLCAVNKQEGRFDQGDVDLLGAVANLVALPIENARINEELKRSYENVRSLNRAKEQVIHHLAHELKTPLSVLSASLEILVKRLPDGYDRLVDRGMERMQRNLRRLLDMQYEIADMLRDKNYSAHGMLSFLLAASSDMLTALIESAPLGSKSPEVIQMTIDREFGRADDPCAEVVLNRMVAVCLENLKPSFLHRRVRLKTRLEPVDPVLIPIEVMEKIVEGLVKNAIENTPDQGRVTVMVKSGDAGPVFTVKDSGVGITAEKQRLIFNHYFATGDSMTYASRRPYDFNAGGRGFDLLRITIFAERYGFETRMRSRRCRFIPSDSDVCPGAIDRCAHCRSPADCDASGGTTMTILFRRSAGRGEGQTMDCVQI from the coding sequence ATGACCGCTACCCCTCCAAAAACCGGCCTTTCAACGATCTGCACCGACGGTCTGGACGAATCCCGGGCCGAAGATCGCTATCGTGACATTCTCGAGTTCCTGCCCGACCCGGTTTTCGTCGGCAATCCGGACAGTACGGTCACCTACCTCAATCCGGCGTTCGAAAAAACCTTTGGCTGGTCCTTGAGCGACCTTGAAGGTCGGCGCATCCCTTTTGTCCCGGACAGTGAACTGGCTGCCACCCGGGCCGGCGTGAAAAAGCTGTTTACGGAAAACGTGCTTCACGACTACGAGACGCGCCGGCTGACCCGCGACGGGCGGATCCTGGACGTCCTGGTGGACGGGGCTGTTTTTTTTGACAGTCGTGGTGGGTTGGTGGGCCAGGTGGTTACCTTGCGCGACATCACCGCCCGCAAACGGGCCGAAGAGACGAACCAGATGCTGGTGCGTATCGCCAGCGCCCTGTACCGGTTTCCACAGCTGGAGAGCATGATCGAGTATATTACCGGTCAGGTCCAGGAACTGGTTCGGGTGGCCGGCGCCATGGTGATCCTGGTGGACGAACGCACCCAGGAGTTCTACATCCCGGTGGCTTCGTATGCCGACAACCGTATCGGCAGCCGCATGAAGGGGATCCGCTTTCCCGTGGACAAAGGCGTGGCCGGCCACGTCTACCGTACCGGTGAACCCATGATCGTTCATGATACGACCAAAAGCGCCCACTTCTACGATCAGGTGGACAGGGATGCGGTCTACCGCCACCGGAATATGCTGGATGTCCCCATGCACCTTCAGGATCGTGTCATCGGGGTCCTTTGTGCGGTGAACAAACAGGAGGGACGCTTTGATCAGGGCGATGTGGATCTTCTGGGTGCCGTGGCCAACCTGGTTGCCCTGCCCATCGAAAACGCCCGTATCAATGAGGAGCTGAAGCGGTCCTATGAGAATGTACGCAGCCTTAATCGTGCCAAGGAACAGGTGATCCACCACCTTGCCCACGAGCTGAAAACCCCGTTATCGGTGCTCTCCGCCTCCCTTGAAATTTTGGTCAAACGCCTCCCCGATGGGTACGACCGACTGGTGGACCGGGGCATGGAGCGAATGCAGCGCAACCTTCGGCGGCTTCTGGACATGCAGTATGAGATCGCGGACATGCTCCGCGATAAGAATTACAGCGCCCACGGCATGCTCTCCTTCCTACTGGCCGCCAGCAGCGACATGTTGACCGCCCTGATCGAATCGGCCCCTTTGGGCAGCAAGTCGCCGGAAGTGATTCAGATGACCATTGACCGGGAGTTCGGCCGGGCGGACGACCCCTGCGCAGAGGTCGTTCTGAACCGGATGGTGGCCGTCTGCCTGGAAAACCTGAAGCCCAGCTTTCTCCATCGTCGGGTTCGCCTGAAGACCCGTCTGGAACCGGTGGATCCGGTGCTGATTCCCATTGAGGTGATGGAAAAAATCGTGGAGGGGCTGGTGAAAAACGCCATTGAAAACACACCCGACCAGGGGCGGGTAACCGTGATGGTGAAAAGTGGCGACGCCGGCCCGGTGTTTACCGTGAAAGACAGTGGGGTGGGCATCACGGCAGAAAAGCAGCGCCTGATCTTCAATCACTACTTTGCCACCGGTGACAGCATGACCTATGCGTCCCGTCGGCCGTACGATTTCAATGCCGGCGGCAGGGGCTTTGACCTGCTCAGAATCACCATTTTCGCCGAGCGCTACGGGTTTGAGACTCGGATGCGGTCCCGGCGCTGCCGGTTTATTCCGTCGGACAGCGATGTGTGCCCGGGAGCCATCGACCGTTGTGCCCACTGCCGCAGTCCGGCGGACTGTGATGCCTCGGGCGGGACCACCATGACAATTTTATTCCGGCGCTCAGCAGGCAGAGGCGAGGGCCAGACGATGGATTGTGTTCAGATATAG
- a CDS encoding sensor histidine kinase, whose amino-acid sequence MLLPCAKKSQIQMKNPPSEKKINAPEMAGDRFFDGIDVEFIIHELKDPISVIETALRMLLERREKYGPLTAKQEKTLVRALRSSKKARGLMADLLEVGRADAGCLQCCRFNALAAIDQALAEALETTEPHLWETLGTTGEKRLGAATLDDHGIAVVCSASASDLELLQDENKFRQIVGNLIKNALQYRRRRLDITLGCYDGRIVLEVADDGPGVEKENHELIFKCYTRVNACSLSSRSSHGLGLAGARVMARRLGGDITLKAGRSTGATFCLSLPMVLELPLAP is encoded by the coding sequence ATGCTGCTGCCGTGCGCCAAAAAGAGCCAGATCCAGATGAAGAACCCACCCTCAGAAAAAAAAATCAATGCCCCCGAGATGGCCGGCGACCGTTTTTTTGACGGCATCGACGTGGAGTTTATCATCCATGAGTTGAAGGATCCCATCTCCGTCATTGAAACCGCACTGCGGATGCTGCTGGAACGTAGGGAGAAATATGGCCCGCTGACCGCCAAACAGGAAAAGACACTCGTGCGGGCCCTGCGCAGTTCTAAAAAGGCCCGCGGTCTGATGGCCGATCTTCTTGAAGTCGGACGCGCCGATGCGGGCTGCCTTCAGTGCTGCCGTTTCAATGCCCTGGCGGCAATCGATCAGGCCCTGGCCGAGGCACTGGAGACAACCGAACCGCATCTCTGGGAAACGCTGGGAACGACTGGTGAGAAACGGTTGGGTGCCGCTACGCTCGATGACCATGGTATCGCCGTTGTCTGTTCCGCCAGCGCCAGTGACCTCGAATTGCTCCAGGATGAAAACAAGTTCCGGCAGATCGTGGGCAACCTGATTAAAAATGCCCTGCAGTACCGCCGCCGCCGTCTCGATATCACCCTGGGCTGCTACGATGGCCGCATCGTTCTCGAGGTGGCCGACGACGGTCCAGGGGTAGAGAAGGAGAATCATGAGTTGATTTTCAAATGCTACACCCGGGTCAACGCCTGCAGCTTGTCATCCCGCAGCAGCCATGGGCTGGGATTGGCCGGTGCGCGGGTGATGGCCCGCCGTCTGGGTGGGGACATCACGCTGAAGGCCGGCCGGAGCACGGGGGCCACCTTCTGTCTGTCGCTGCCCATGGTTCTTGAACTGCCCTTGGCCCCCTGA
- the trmB gene encoding tRNA (guanosine(46)-N7)-methyltransferase TrmB: MPKNKRQKHRRVKTLPNVTITESGATISSGPYPWNENRYDGMKRVLELGCGKGEHSLAFAAANPDALCVGVDRKSHRICVGAETAMAKGLDNVQFLRAPIECLAAFFANQSIHEIWLTFPDPHPKPRTSHLRLSAPRFLDTYAALLVPGGKVNLKTDSHLLFDYTHESVARWGGHVVVAADNLHKTDDGGIGAREVVSAFEYAARARGETIKYMAFELSGMGVT; the protein is encoded by the coding sequence ATGCCCAAAAATAAACGTCAAAAACATCGGCGCGTCAAAACCCTGCCCAACGTAACCATTACGGAATCGGGCGCCACCATATCATCTGGCCCCTATCCATGGAATGAAAACCGTTATGATGGCATGAAAAGGGTATTGGAACTGGGTTGCGGAAAAGGCGAGCACAGCCTTGCCTTCGCCGCCGCCAATCCGGACGCCCTTTGTGTGGGCGTGGACCGCAAAAGCCATCGGATCTGTGTCGGCGCCGAGACGGCCATGGCAAAGGGGCTTGACAATGTCCAGTTTCTGCGGGCCCCGATTGAGTGCCTTGCAGCGTTTTTTGCCAACCAGTCGATCCATGAAATCTGGCTGACCTTTCCGGATCCCCATCCGAAGCCCCGTACCAGCCACCTGAGGCTATCCGCCCCCCGATTTCTGGACACGTATGCAGCCCTGCTCGTCCCCGGCGGCAAGGTAAACCTGAAAACAGACAGCCATCTGCTTTTCGATTATACGCATGAATCGGTCGCCCGGTGGGGAGGACACGTGGTGGTGGCCGCGGACAATCTCCACAAAACGGATGATGGTGGTATCGGTGCCCGTGAGGTGGTTTCCGCTTTCGAGTATGCCGCTCGCGCAAGGGGAGAAACGATTAAATATATGGCATTCGAATTGAGCGGTATGGGAGTTACCTGA
- a CDS encoding response regulator — MTANPSYLSGKRILAVDDEADILETIVDILDMADVDSARDYQTASEKINTGRYDLAILDIMGVNGLVLLEEAVAKGIPTVMLTAHAISPETLMASIRKGAISYLPKETLIELDDLLESLLAAQAEGKPPWKLLFDRLGDYFDERFGPDWKAREETFWSDFSRNWQVGRGIQARLKSDPRLLDKGV; from the coding sequence ATGACCGCCAACCCATCGTACCTTTCCGGAAAACGCATCTTGGCCGTGGATGACGAAGCCGACATCCTCGAAACCATCGTCGATATTCTCGATATGGCTGACGTGGACAGCGCCCGCGACTACCAGACCGCTTCGGAGAAGATCAACACCGGCCGGTATGATTTGGCCATCCTGGACATCATGGGGGTGAACGGCCTGGTTCTGTTGGAAGAGGCCGTGGCCAAAGGCATTCCCACGGTGATGCTGACCGCCCATGCGATCAGCCCGGAAACCCTCATGGCCTCCATCCGCAAAGGGGCCATCTCCTACCTGCCCAAAGAGACCCTCATCGAACTGGACGACCTGCTGGAATCCCTGCTAGCGGCCCAGGCCGAGGGCAAGCCGCCCTGGAAACTGCTTTTCGATCGGCTGGGTGATTATTTTGACGAGCGCTTTGGTCCCGACTGGAAAGCCAGGGAGGAAACCTTCTGGTCCGACTTTTCACGCAACTGGCAGGTCGGCCGGGGAATTCAGGCCCGCCTGAAAAGCGATCCGCGGCTTCTGGACAAAGGCGTGTAA
- a CDS encoding molybdopterin-dependent oxidoreductase, which yields MALWKRSVCTKDCPDTCGLLVRVEDGRITVVKGDPDHPITRGFICRKAKYFPEHVHHAERIITPLKRTGPKGSGQFSPISWDAALDEIAGRMTAVVDRYGPQAILPYYYAGHMGMIHRHAGHALFHCLGASRMIPTICGPAASAGFEASLGRGPSTAISASVNSDFIVVWGSNTLTTNLHAWPFFQQARKKGARLTVIDPYRTETARRADVHLMIRPGTDAALALAVMNVLIAEGLIDHDFIEKRTVGFDPFSRRAAEYPPERAADICGIDAEAIRSLALGYGRANAPYIRTGWGPARQLGGAMAMRTIALLPALVGAFTRPGAGITRSLGGAPANLTFLTRPDLCPAATRKVNMVHLGRALTELDGPPIKYLHVYLSNPAAVAPQSQMVMTGLAREDLFVSVQEMFMTDTARMADIILPGASFFEVKDLYRAYGHNCIQLAEPVIPPVGESRSTLAIFQALARRMGFADDVFSMTEDQCVERLFQDPSPYMAGVDLDRLRHGRAACLNIPDSPFADRFNTPSGKVEFFSRQWAEMGLDPLPDGRPMTDPDAGERFPLAFITPPHRLFLNSAFNEIDALRQAAGPPTVLIHPDTAAARTITDEQTVRVFNDRGDCHLTARVTDDTRPGLLVAEGIHWPMHHEGGRGANQLTGQRLTDAGQTCAFHASRVEVAPVCNDCLNIMKNHQPEY from the coding sequence ATGGCTTTGTGGAAGCGTTCGGTGTGTACCAAGGATTGTCCCGATACCTGCGGTCTTCTGGTGCGGGTCGAAGACGGGCGGATCACGGTCGTCAAGGGCGATCCCGATCATCCGATCACCCGGGGATTCATCTGCAGGAAGGCCAAATACTTCCCCGAGCATGTCCACCATGCCGAACGGATTATCACCCCGCTCAAACGGACCGGACCCAAAGGCTCCGGGCAGTTCTCACCGATTTCCTGGGATGCGGCTCTGGACGAGATTGCCGGCCGGATGACGGCAGTGGTGGATCGGTATGGGCCGCAGGCGATCCTGCCATACTACTACGCCGGCCACATGGGAATGATCCATCGCCATGCGGGCCATGCCCTTTTTCACTGCCTGGGCGCCAGCCGGATGATCCCGACCATATGCGGCCCGGCAGCCAGCGCCGGATTCGAGGCCAGCCTGGGCCGCGGCCCGTCCACGGCCATCAGCGCATCGGTGAATTCCGATTTCATCGTTGTCTGGGGGTCCAACACACTGACCACGAACCTGCATGCCTGGCCGTTTTTTCAGCAGGCCCGCAAGAAAGGTGCCCGGCTGACCGTCATCGATCCCTATCGCACCGAAACGGCCCGGCGCGCCGACGTCCACTTGATGATCCGGCCGGGAACCGATGCGGCGCTTGCCTTGGCCGTGATGAACGTGCTCATCGCCGAAGGTCTGATCGATCACGACTTCATCGAGAAGCGCACCGTCGGCTTCGACCCTTTTTCCCGGCGGGCAGCCGAGTATCCACCGGAGCGGGCGGCCGATATCTGCGGGATCGATGCCGAAGCGATCCGGTCACTGGCCCTTGGCTACGGGCGGGCAAACGCCCCTTACATCCGAACCGGCTGGGGGCCGGCAAGGCAGTTGGGCGGTGCCATGGCCATGCGCACCATCGCCCTTTTACCGGCCCTGGTGGGCGCCTTCACCCGGCCCGGCGCCGGCATTACCCGCTCCCTGGGGGGCGCCCCCGCCAACCTCACCTTCCTCACCCGGCCCGACCTTTGCCCGGCAGCTACCCGGAAGGTCAACATGGTCCATCTGGGCAGGGCCTTGACCGAACTGGATGGGCCGCCGATCAAATACCTTCACGTCTATCTTTCGAATCCGGCGGCCGTTGCGCCCCAGTCGCAAATGGTGATGACCGGACTGGCTCGGGAGGACCTCTTCGTTTCGGTTCAGGAGATGTTCATGACCGACACGGCGCGCATGGCAGATATTATCCTCCCCGGGGCGAGTTTTTTTGAAGTCAAGGACCTCTACCGAGCCTATGGCCATAACTGTATCCAGCTGGCCGAGCCGGTCATTCCGCCGGTGGGAGAGAGCCGGTCGACCCTGGCGATCTTCCAGGCCCTGGCCCGGCGCATGGGATTTGCGGACGATGTTTTTTCGATGACCGAGGATCAATGCGTGGAGCGGCTGTTTCAGGATCCGTCGCCATACATGGCCGGTGTGGACCTGGATCGACTGCGCCACGGCCGGGCCGCCTGTCTCAACATTCCCGACAGCCCCTTTGCCGACCGGTTCAATACCCCTTCGGGCAAGGTCGAATTTTTCTCCCGGCAGTGGGCTGAGATGGGGCTCGACCCCCTGCCCGACGGCCGCCCGATGACCGATCCCGACGCCGGAGAACGCTTTCCGTTGGCCTTCATCACGCCGCCGCACCGCCTTTTTCTCAACTCGGCCTTCAACGAGATCGACGCGTTGAGGCAGGCCGCCGGACCGCCGACTGTCCTGATCCATCCCGATACCGCCGCCGCCAGAACGATCACCGATGAGCAGACGGTACGCGTGTTTAACGATCGGGGGGACTGTCATCTGACTGCCCGGGTGACCGATGATACCCGGCCCGGGCTGCTGGTCGCTGAGGGGATCCACTGGCCCATGCATCATGAGGGCGGCCGGGGGGCCAACCAGCTCACCGGTCAGCGGCTCACCGATGCGGGCCAGACCTGCGCCTTTCACGCCAGCCGGGTCGAGGTGGCGCCGGTTTGTAATGATTGCCTGAATATAATGAAAAATCATCAACCGGAATATTGA
- a CDS encoding response regulator, with the protein MTLSLSKKVLLLFSSLTAITLLLGVTAFSGLKKYSNYLVLVTVIKDFQLSTERLKAEQIQWFHSDTGAKVEPFREKIEKSKTLGVKILSMTGGIDQKQYARLLKLPLYLDYYQTAGVELLKRLSADHEMLNDNIALMKNMQDGCRQLPNGVGKCIDLSNLVLAFQNRIYHNRNLSALPELKEIRQAVQDLGDSHAVLETLDQYIGNLEKNYQNYLAIQDRRTFLRKTADHFFEVTDDVLSTISEKNRNSSDLLLYLIVFMGGAAFGMNLLFWGLAQKYFDRFIQTQKKAIQAVKEGKYPFDLPRPSDDEIGELTSAMNALSYSLAESENRYLTIMASMKSPSYICSPEMTIEYMNPAMIDMVGRDATGERCYEAIHGLKTKCSWCMHDKIQSRISAEKEIFSPQQGKTYKIISSPLIHKDGTISKMIVYDDITHLKEMDARLAQAQKMESIGNLAGGIAHDFNNLLFPIVGMAELLLEDLPPGSAEHEKIEEIYKAGKRGSELVNQIFTFSRQSEQKKIPIHLQQILREVMKLTRSTIPSNIQITQDIQQDCPMVLAHPTQIHQVAMNLITNAYHAVERKSGKIDVRLTETRIEAGELPDSILAPGRYALLSVSDTGDGINPAIIDKIFDPYFTTKEQGKGTGLGLAVVFGILKEHLGDIKVYSKWGNGTTFNVYLPIIAKSEKAEIIEQKDVCSNGNERILLVDDETSIVRLEKQMLERLGYTVTTFTSSAEALEAFRTNPRLFDLVVSDMTMPKMTGDQLARKLTALRPDIPIIICTGFSERINQENVTAFGVKGLLMKPIVKSEMAKMVRTVLDKASQGGCP; encoded by the coding sequence ATGACCCTGTCTTTATCCAAAAAGGTCCTGTTGCTGTTTTCGTCCCTGACGGCCATAACGCTGCTGCTGGGGGTTACCGCTTTTTCGGGGTTAAAAAAATATTCAAATTACCTTGTCCTCGTCACAGTCATCAAAGATTTCCAGTTGAGCACCGAGAGACTGAAGGCAGAACAGATACAATGGTTCCATTCAGACACGGGCGCGAAGGTTGAGCCGTTTCGGGAGAAGATAGAAAAGAGCAAGACGCTGGGGGTAAAAATTCTCTCCATGACGGGCGGGATCGACCAAAAACAATATGCACGGCTTTTGAAATTGCCGTTGTACCTGGATTACTATCAAACGGCGGGCGTCGAACTGCTGAAAAGGCTCTCGGCGGACCATGAGATGCTGAACGATAACATCGCCCTGATGAAGAATATGCAGGACGGGTGCCGGCAGTTGCCGAACGGGGTTGGGAAATGTATTGATCTGTCCAACCTGGTCCTGGCATTCCAGAACCGGATCTATCACAACCGGAATTTATCTGCATTGCCCGAATTAAAGGAAATCCGGCAGGCTGTTCAGGACTTGGGTGACAGCCACGCCGTCCTGGAAACGTTGGATCAGTACATCGGCAACCTGGAAAAGAACTATCAGAATTATCTGGCCATCCAGGATCGAAGAACGTTTCTCAGAAAAACGGCGGATCATTTTTTTGAAGTGACCGACGATGTCCTATCCACGATTTCTGAAAAGAACCGTAATAGCTCCGACCTGCTTCTCTATCTCATTGTTTTCATGGGGGGCGCCGCATTCGGGATGAACCTGCTCTTTTGGGGGTTGGCCCAGAAATACTTCGACCGGTTTATCCAAACCCAGAAAAAAGCAATTCAGGCCGTTAAGGAGGGAAAATACCCATTCGATCTGCCCAGACCATCGGATGATGAAATTGGTGAACTGACCAGCGCCATGAATGCACTGTCCTACAGCTTGGCGGAAAGCGAAAATAGATATCTGACCATAATGGCCTCCATGAAGTCCCCGTCCTATATCTGTTCCCCGGAGATGACCATCGAATATATGAATCCGGCCATGATTGACATGGTGGGCAGAGATGCCACTGGCGAAAGATGCTATGAGGCGATTCACGGATTGAAAACAAAATGTTCCTGGTGCATGCACGATAAAATCCAGAGCCGAATTTCGGCGGAAAAAGAGATCTTCAGCCCTCAACAGGGGAAGACCTATAAAATAATCAGTTCTCCTTTGATTCATAAAGACGGTACGATATCCAAAATGATCGTCTATGATGACATTACCCACTTAAAGGAGATGGATGCCCGCCTCGCCCAAGCCCAAAAAATGGAATCCATCGGTAATCTGGCCGGCGGCATCGCCCATGACTTCAACAACCTATTATTTCCCATCGTCGGCATGGCTGAATTGCTTCTGGAAGACCTTCCTCCTGGAAGCGCCGAACATGAAAAAATCGAAGAAATCTATAAAGCCGGCAAAAGAGGGAGCGAACTGGTTAATCAGATATTCACTTTCAGCCGACAATCCGAGCAGAAGAAGATACCGATTCATCTGCAGCAGATCCTGAGGGAGGTGATGAAGCTGACCCGCTCTACGATTCCATCGAATATCCAGATCACCCAGGATATCCAACAAGACTGTCCGATGGTTCTGGCCCACCCCACCCAAATTCATCAGGTGGCCATGAACCTGATTACAAATGCCTACCATGCCGTTGAACGGAAAAGCGGGAAAATTGATGTGCGTTTGACAGAGACTCGCATAGAAGCCGGCGAACTGCCCGACAGTATCCTTGCGCCGGGCAGATATGCACTGCTGTCCGTTTCCGACACCGGGGATGGAATCAACCCTGCCATCATCGATAAAATATTCGATCCCTATTTTACCACCAAGGAGCAGGGTAAGGGAACCGGGCTCGGGCTTGCGGTGGTTTTCGGGATCCTGAAAGAGCATTTGGGGGATATCAAGGTTTACAGTAAATGGGGTAACGGAACGACCTTCAATGTCTACCTGCCAATCATCGCAAAATCCGAGAAAGCAGAGATAATTGAACAAAAAGACGTTTGTTCAAACGGGAATGAGAGAATTCTATTGGTTGACGACGAAACGTCAATTGTCAGGCTTGAAAAGCAGATGCTTGAACGCCTTGGCTATACGGTGACAACTTTCACAAGCAGTGCCGAGGCCCTGGAGGCGTTCCGTACCAATCCCCGCCTTTTCGATCTGGTCGTTTCGGATATGACCATGCCCAAAATGACCGGAGACCAGCTGGCCCGTAAGCTTACCGCGCTCAGACCGGATATCCCCATCATCATCTGCACCGGATTCAGTGAGCGAATCAATCAGGAAAACGTTACCGCTTTCGGAGTCAAAGGACTTTTAATGAAACCCATTGTCAAATCCGAGATGGCAAAAATGGTCCGGACGGTTCTGGATAAAGCCAGCCAAGGTGGCTGTCCATAG